In Candidatus Binatia bacterium, one DNA window encodes the following:
- the sat gene encoding sulfate adenylyltransferase: protein MIAPHGGKLINRFADSRQAESELRESAKRLRSLTLTGRELNDLGLIGNGALSPLTGFMTRKDYGPVVTSMRLENGLPWSIPVVLAVDRDEAPVAGTSAALYDGDGTLRGVIDVEDVFEYDKLNEARNVYRTEEEKHPGVAALLARKDVLVGGPVSLLPVRTDPESLSPAQTRAEFERRGWKTIVGFQTRNPVHRAHEYIQKCALETVDGLLLHPLVGETKSDDIPAEVRMRCYRALLENYYPADRVLLSTLPAAMRYAGPREAIFHAMMRKNHGCTHFIVGRDHAGVGSYYGTYDAQKMFDEFTPEELGITPLKFENSFYCRRCQSMGSRKTCSHDPENHVTLSGTQVRQMLRDGQLPPPEFSRPEVAQILIEASRETASA, encoded by the coding sequence ATGATCGCTCCTCACGGCGGAAAACTGATCAATCGATTCGCCGATTCGCGACAGGCCGAGTCCGAGCTGCGTGAGAGCGCGAAGAGGCTTCGCAGCCTCACGCTTACCGGTCGCGAGCTCAACGATCTCGGGCTGATCGGCAACGGTGCCCTGAGCCCGCTGACCGGGTTCATGACGCGCAAAGACTACGGGCCCGTCGTCACATCGATGCGCTTGGAGAACGGATTGCCGTGGAGCATTCCCGTGGTTCTCGCCGTGGACCGCGATGAGGCGCCTGTCGCCGGCACGAGCGCGGCGCTCTACGACGGCGACGGCACATTGCGCGGTGTCATCGACGTCGAGGACGTCTTCGAGTACGACAAGCTAAACGAGGCGCGCAACGTTTATCGCACCGAAGAAGAGAAACATCCGGGCGTCGCCGCGCTCCTAGCGCGCAAGGACGTTCTGGTCGGCGGCCCGGTATCGCTGCTTCCGGTGCGAACCGATCCGGAGAGCCTTTCGCCCGCGCAGACACGCGCGGAGTTCGAGCGTCGCGGCTGGAAGACGATCGTGGGCTTTCAAACGCGCAACCCCGTGCACAGGGCGCACGAATACATTCAGAAGTGTGCGCTCGAAACCGTCGACGGACTGCTCCTGCACCCGCTCGTCGGCGAGACCAAGAGCGACGACATTCCCGCCGAGGTCCGGATGCGCTGCTACCGGGCGCTGTTGGAGAATTATTACCCCGCCGACCGCGTGCTGCTCAGCACGCTGCCGGCAGCGATGCGCTACGCCGGTCCGCGCGAGGCGATCTTCCACGCCATGATGCGCAAGAATCACGGTTGCACGCACTTCATCGTCGGCCGCGATCACGCGGGCGTCGGAAGCTACTACGGAACCTACGACGCGCAGAAGATGTTCGACGAGTTCACGCCGGAAGAGCTCGGCATCACGCCGCTGAAGTTCGAGAACAGCTTCTACTGCCGGCGTTGTCAGTCGATGGGCTCCAGAAAGACGTGCAGCCACGATCCCGAGAACCACGTCACGCTGAGCGGCACGCAGGTGCGCCAGATGCTCCGCGACGGCCAGCTGCCGCCGCCGGAGTTCTCGCGGCCGGAGGTCGCGCAGATCCTGATCGAGGCTTCGCGGGAGACGGCCTCAGCTTAG
- a CDS encoding VOC family protein, producing MVKDIAFVAYSVRDVPRARDFYRDILGLVPGDAFGDHWIEFNVGNTTFGVGNGEGLGFEPGASTGAAFEVDDMQAMRERLQAAGVEVSEIYEFPACSSCFARDPEGNRFALHQRRPPAHENAA from the coding sequence ATGGTCAAAGACATCGCGTTCGTCGCCTATTCCGTCCGAGACGTGCCGCGTGCACGCGACTTTTATCGCGACATCCTGGGTTTGGTCCCCGGCGACGCGTTCGGCGATCACTGGATCGAGTTCAACGTCGGCAACACAACCTTTGGAGTCGGAAACGGCGAAGGTCTCGGGTTCGAGCCGGGTGCGTCGACGGGCGCGGCCTTCGAGGTCGACGACATGCAGGCGATGCGCGAGCGCCTGCAGGCCGCCGGCGTCGAAGTCAGCGAGATCTACGAGTTTCCGGCGTGCTCCAGCTGCTTCGCGCGCGACCCCGAGGGCAACCGGTTTGCCCTGCATCAACGCCGGCCGCCCGCGCATGAAAATGCCGCCTAA
- a CDS encoding carbon storage regulator: MLVLSRKANQSITIGSDIRIVVVELERDHVKLGIEAPRGLRVRRSEVPASPVGKQSDADNPRDAGGG; this comes from the coding sequence GTGCTCGTGCTCAGCCGCAAGGCTAATCAGTCGATCACGATTGGAAGCGACATTCGCATCGTGGTCGTCGAGCTAGAGCGCGATCACGTAAAACTCGGGATCGAGGCCCCGCGCGGACTGCGCGTGCGCCGTTCCGAAGTCCCCGCGAGCCCGGTAGGAAAACAATCGGACGCCGATAATCCCCGTGATGCCGGCGGTGGCTAA
- a CDS encoding sulfite exporter TauE/SafE family protein, whose amino-acid sequence MNLSYVLVGFVVGACTAYSGVGAGAITTPLLIFLGVGTDKAIGSDLLFALVTRMVAMVAHVQKRTVQGSVLWRLSIGGLPGAIIGVIVSAHLHRTLHVHALDNVLRIAVAAALLVSAAGIIFNRRLAGDMPADGDPKQLPSLRLAAIGFFVGLTVSITSIGAGSLTLPLLLLVAPVVALRRLVGTDLAFAVVVLVPSLLGHWRIGDVNPVIAGSLLLGSIPGVFVGSHLVTRLPERWFRSALAGVLVIVALALLPINLHLPHS is encoded by the coding sequence GTGAATCTCAGCTACGTTCTCGTCGGTTTCGTCGTCGGCGCGTGTACCGCGTACAGCGGTGTAGGCGCCGGCGCGATCACGACGCCCCTTCTCATCTTTCTCGGGGTCGGCACGGATAAGGCGATCGGCTCCGACCTGTTGTTCGCCCTCGTCACCCGCATGGTCGCGATGGTCGCTCACGTTCAGAAGCGGACGGTCCAGGGCTCCGTGCTGTGGCGGCTTTCGATTGGCGGACTTCCCGGCGCGATCATCGGCGTGATCGTCAGCGCCCACCTGCATCGCACGCTACACGTGCATGCGCTCGATAACGTCTTGCGCATCGCCGTGGCGGCGGCGCTGCTCGTCTCCGCGGCGGGGATCATCTTCAATCGGCGCCTTGCGGGCGACATGCCCGCCGACGGCGATCCGAAGCAGTTGCCGAGCCTGCGGCTCGCGGCGATCGGGTTCTTCGTCGGCCTGACCGTGAGCATCACGTCGATCGGCGCGGGGTCGCTGACGCTGCCGCTGCTCCTGCTCGTGGCGCCGGTCGTCGCGCTGCGCCGGCTCGTGGGTACGGATTTAGCCTTCGCCGTAGTCGTGCTCGTGCCGTCGCTGCTGGGTCACTGGCGGATCGGCGACGTCAATCCGGTGATCGCCGGATCGCTGCTGCTCGGGTCGATTCCCGGCGTCTTCGTCGGTTCGCACTTGGTGACGCGGCTTCCCGAACGCTGGTTCCGCAGCGCGCTCGCCGGCGTGCTCGTCATCGTCGCGCTCGCGCTACTGCCGATCAACCTTCATCTGCCGCACTCTTAG
- a CDS encoding sugar phosphate nucleotidyltransferase: protein MKGVILAGGLGTRLHPLTKVTNKHLLPVYDRPMIYYPLQTLCAAGIREVMIVTGGNSAGDFLRLLGNGADFGLRGIYYAYQQGEGGIADALRLCEHFADGQRIVVILGDNIFQHSIEPYVRRFADQPSGARILLKEVDELQRFGVPVFDGERIVAVEEKPAQPKSRYAVTGLYMYDARVFDFVRTLKPSARGELEIADVNNCYIGEGCLDYDVLEGWWSDAGTFESLFRAGELIARERAELEGSKSAADEG, encoded by the coding sequence ATGAAGGGTGTGATATTGGCCGGGGGGCTCGGCACGCGGCTGCATCCGCTGACCAAAGTGACGAACAAGCATCTTCTTCCTGTCTACGACCGGCCGATGATCTACTATCCGCTACAGACGCTCTGCGCCGCGGGCATTCGCGAAGTGATGATCGTGACGGGCGGAAACTCCGCGGGCGATTTCCTGCGCCTGCTCGGCAACGGTGCCGATTTTGGCCTGCGCGGCATCTATTATGCGTACCAGCAAGGCGAGGGCGGCATCGCCGACGCGCTGCGCCTATGCGAACATTTCGCCGACGGCCAGCGGATCGTCGTGATTCTGGGCGACAACATCTTCCAACACAGCATCGAACCCTACGTGCGCCGCTTCGCAGATCAGCCATCCGGAGCGCGCATATTGCTGAAGGAAGTCGACGAGTTGCAGCGCTTCGGCGTCCCGGTCTTCGACGGCGAGCGCATCGTCGCCGTCGAGGAGAAACCGGCGCAGCCGAAAAGCCGCTACGCCGTCACCGGTCTCTACATGTACGACGCCCGCGTCTTCGACTTCGTCCGGACGCTCAAACCCTCGGCCCGCGGCGAGCTGGAGATCGCGGACGTGAACAACTGTTACATCGGCGAGGGCTGCCTCGATTACGACGTGCTCGAGGGCTGGTGGAGCGACGCGGGAACGTTCGAGAGTCTCTTCCGCGCCGGCGAGCTGATCGCTCGCGAGCGTGCAGAGCTCGAGGGATCTAAGAGTGCGGCAGATGAAGGTTGA
- the rfbB gene encoding dTDP-glucose 4,6-dehydratase, with amino-acid sequence MRWLVTGGLGFIGSHFIRLALRNRPNVEIVNLDAVTYAGNPENLRDVEADPRYRFVKGDVCDAGAVRAALAGGADAILNFAAETHVDRSILAPQEFLRTDALGTLVLLEVARELAVSRFLQVSTDEVYGDVARGESLETDPVAPRSPYAASKAAADLMALAYHVTYGVPVLITRGSNTYGPNQYPEKIVPLFVTNLIDDRPVPVYGDGLQIRDWLHVEDHANAILHALERGAPGNVYNVAGSAPRTNLELTRVLLGLCGRSMETHVNHVTDRAGHDRRYSVSATKLHGLGWKPQIPFAEGIAQTVAWYRANESWWRPLKATSIP; translated from the coding sequence ATGCGCTGGCTCGTCACCGGGGGGCTCGGGTTCATCGGCTCTCATTTCATTCGGCTTGCGCTGCGCAATCGTCCGAACGTCGAAATCGTAAATCTCGATGCAGTTACCTATGCGGGCAATCCGGAGAACCTGCGCGACGTCGAAGCGGATCCGCGCTACCGCTTCGTCAAGGGCGATGTCTGCGATGCCGGCGCCGTGCGCGCGGCGCTGGCGGGCGGCGCAGATGCGATCCTGAACTTCGCCGCGGAGACGCACGTCGATCGCTCCATTCTCGCCCCCCAAGAGTTCTTGCGCACGGACGCGCTCGGGACGCTCGTGCTGCTCGAGGTCGCGCGCGAGCTGGCCGTGTCGCGCTTCCTCCAAGTATCGACCGACGAGGTATATGGCGATGTCGCGCGCGGCGAATCCCTCGAGACCGATCCGGTCGCGCCGCGCAGCCCGTACGCCGCCAGCAAGGCGGCGGCGGATCTCATGGCGCTCGCCTACCACGTGACGTACGGCGTACCCGTCCTCATCACGCGCGGCAGCAACACCTACGGCCCCAATCAATACCCCGAGAAGATCGTCCCGCTCTTCGTCACGAACTTGATCGACGACCGGCCCGTGCCCGTCTATGGCGACGGCCTGCAGATTCGCGACTGGCTGCACGTCGAAGATCACGCGAACGCGATCCTCCACGCGCTCGAACGCGGAGCTCCGGGAAACGTCTACAACGTCGCGGGCAGTGCGCCGCGCACGAATCTCGAGCTGACCCGCGTGCTGCTGGGTCTCTGCGGGCGCTCGATGGAAACGCACGTCAACCACGTCACGGATCGCGCGGGTCACGATCGCCGCTACTCCGTCAGCGCGACGAAGCTCCACGGCCTGGGCTGGAAGCCGCAGATTCCCTTCGCCGAGGGAATTGCTCAAACGGTCGCGTGGTATCGCGCCAACGAGTCATGGTGGCGTCCTCTCAAAGCGACGTCCATCCCATGA
- a CDS encoding AAA family ATPase, translating into MRSVLHRAVYGGAARAARSPLVGRATQLELLERLYGRAAEGASAAALLWGEAGVGKTRLLDEFASRAVALGAKIGRASCFESLCPPFAPLHEAFAALGIPDPFEDRDASGGAGQSETARHRTLLRAAQTFRAAAITPIVLIVDDLQWADYATLEFLTFLTARLGDSRWLFLGAVRTEQLELDHARREALTRLERQGVATVAVPPLDADEMRRLVTSIWPDRSTAPNSAIERVCELSEGKPYFAEELVNSAAIAPEGPFVDAPLSIRAGVLARFERLAPEERRILLYASVIGRSFDVPLLAQVGAASNADAARALAHARDLHLVRETREAAGVLTFRHAITREILYRELLGIQTQAIHREVAEFLEQRDADPIDLAYHWNAAGDRERASAAYELAGDNALSRNAHRDAEAAYRGAATSRSPDDATYAPLCEKFSRALSINGEVEEACAVAERAVNSYEAAGDDANAASVAIRLSRRVYESGRPDAAAQTALRALRLSGGHGPVAFGAYVTLAHFDALQGATDAASANLASAEETPGERAALDRRNACMVRALIAATSCRLNDAFEEYERAAAIARDSNDPEQLAWTLNNYASRAMVTGWMDRAFAAYREAATCARSQDFGKVGATTIQGLAFAALLAGDLAAVRAYQREDARLPPGIAMTQTARTALAVRLAYYCDDDADGALLVTPAALELAFASGESQRIGLLAGCVAAYYDATKRRDEAETLRTRALQALNSVDFSFWLLDQLSGSENADERDRARELLAAAARDTANLAARAYLTLFDARVASRRRSADAKALAGEAAAQFERIAWPWERAQALELEGRYADAAEIYRRRGFVRPERELARARQRARHRPGRHHLTAREVEVARLAAQGKSNRAIAAELFIGERTVETHIAAIFDRFDLTSRRQLAALVADSPEQGAAKAPP; encoded by the coding sequence GTGAGGAGCGTCTTGCATCGGGCGGTGTACGGAGGAGCGGCGCGGGCGGCTCGGAGCCCGCTGGTCGGCCGGGCGACTCAGCTAGAGTTGCTGGAGCGCCTCTACGGCCGCGCCGCCGAAGGCGCGAGCGCCGCGGCCCTCCTCTGGGGCGAAGCCGGAGTCGGCAAGACGCGCCTGCTCGATGAGTTCGCCTCGCGGGCGGTCGCCCTCGGCGCCAAGATCGGCCGCGCGTCGTGTTTCGAGTCGCTGTGTCCGCCCTTCGCGCCGTTGCACGAAGCATTCGCCGCGCTCGGCATCCCCGATCCCTTTGAGGACCGCGACGCGAGCGGTGGGGCCGGACAGTCCGAGACCGCCCGACATCGCACGCTACTGCGCGCCGCCCAGACCTTTCGCGCCGCCGCCATCACCCCGATCGTCTTGATCGTCGACGACTTGCAATGGGCCGACTACGCGACCCTCGAATTTCTGACGTTCCTGACCGCGCGGCTCGGCGACTCGCGGTGGCTCTTTCTCGGAGCCGTTCGTACGGAGCAGCTCGAACTCGATCACGCGCGCCGAGAAGCATTGACCCGATTGGAGCGTCAGGGTGTCGCCACGGTCGCTGTGCCGCCGCTCGATGCGGACGAGATGCGACGGCTGGTCACCAGCATTTGGCCCGACCGTTCGACGGCGCCGAACAGCGCCATCGAACGCGTCTGCGAGTTGTCCGAGGGCAAGCCCTACTTCGCCGAAGAGCTCGTCAACAGCGCCGCGATCGCCCCCGAGGGTCCCTTCGTCGACGCGCCGCTGAGCATCCGCGCGGGCGTGCTCGCCCGATTCGAGCGGCTCGCGCCGGAGGAACGCCGCATCCTGCTCTACGCCTCGGTGATCGGCCGCAGCTTCGACGTGCCCCTTCTCGCTCAGGTCGGCGCCGCATCAAACGCCGACGCAGCTCGCGCCCTCGCGCACGCTCGCGACCTGCACTTGGTGCGAGAGACTCGCGAGGCCGCCGGCGTCCTAACGTTTCGCCATGCGATCACGCGCGAGATCCTTTACCGCGAGCTCCTCGGAATTCAGACGCAAGCCATCCATCGCGAAGTCGCGGAATTCTTGGAACAGCGCGATGCCGACCCGATCGATCTGGCCTACCATTGGAATGCGGCGGGCGATCGTGAGCGCGCCAGCGCGGCCTACGAGCTCGCCGGCGACAACGCACTGTCGCGCAACGCCCATCGCGACGCGGAGGCCGCCTATCGCGGGGCGGCGACGTCGAGAAGTCCCGACGACGCGACGTACGCTCCTCTCTGCGAGAAATTCTCGCGCGCGCTGTCGATCAATGGGGAGGTCGAGGAGGCCTGCGCCGTTGCCGAGCGGGCCGTGAATTCCTACGAAGCCGCCGGCGACGACGCGAACGCGGCCTCGGTAGCCATTCGGCTCTCCCGGCGCGTCTACGAGAGCGGCAGGCCGGACGCCGCCGCGCAAACCGCGCTGCGCGCACTGCGCTTGAGCGGGGGGCACGGCCCGGTGGCCTTCGGCGCGTATGTGACGCTGGCGCATTTCGATGCGTTGCAGGGCGCGACGGACGCGGCCAGCGCCAACCTCGCATCGGCGGAAGAGACGCCCGGCGAACGTGCGGCGCTCGATCGGCGCAACGCGTGCATGGTTCGAGCGCTCATCGCCGCTACCTCATGTCGATTGAACGATGCGTTCGAAGAATACGAGCGCGCCGCCGCGATCGCGCGCGATTCGAACGATCCCGAGCAACTCGCCTGGACGCTCAACAATTACGCGAGCCGCGCGATGGTGACCGGCTGGATGGACCGCGCCTTCGCCGCGTATCGCGAAGCGGCGACATGCGCGCGCAGCCAGGATTTCGGAAAGGTCGGAGCGACGACCATTCAAGGCCTTGCGTTTGCGGCGCTACTCGCCGGCGATCTGGCGGCTGTGCGCGCCTACCAACGCGAAGACGCGCGGCTGCCTCCGGGCATCGCGATGACGCAGACGGCGCGTACCGCGCTCGCCGTTCGTCTCGCCTACTACTGTGATGACGACGCTGACGGCGCTCTACTCGTAACGCCCGCAGCGCTGGAGCTCGCCTTCGCCTCGGGCGAGTCGCAGAGAATCGGCCTGCTCGCTGGGTGCGTCGCGGCCTACTACGACGCGACGAAGCGGCGCGATGAAGCCGAGACTTTGCGTACGCGCGCTCTGCAGGCGCTGAACTCCGTGGATTTCTCCTTTTGGCTTCTCGACCAGCTTTCCGGCAGCGAAAACGCGGACGAGCGCGACCGAGCGCGCGAACTGCTCGCCGCGGCGGCGCGCGATACGGCCAACCTCGCCGCTCGGGCATACCTGACGCTCTTCGACGCACGAGTCGCGAGTCGCCGGCGCAGCGCCGACGCCAAGGCGCTGGCCGGCGAAGCGGCCGCGCAGTTCGAGCGGATCGCGTGGCCGTGGGAGAGGGCGCAAGCCCTGGAGCTCGAGGGGCGCTATGCCGACGCCGCCGAGATCTATCGCCGTCGGGGATTCGTGCGCCCCGAGCGCGAGCTGGCGCGTGCGAGGCAACGCGCCCGCCATCGCCCCGGCCGGCATCATCTGACCGCGCGCGAGGTCGAGGTGGCGCGCCTCGCAGCGCAAGGCAAGAGTAATCGAGCGATCGCGGCGGAGCTCTTCATCGGAGAGCGGACCGTGGAAACCCACATTGCGGCGATCTTCGATCGATTCGACCTCACGTCGCGGCGGCAGCTCGCCGCGCTCGTCGCCGATTCGCCCGAGCAGGGCGCAGCGAAAGCGCCTCCGTAG
- a CDS encoding class I SAM-dependent methyltransferase, protein MPCDPAKLEAAVGRFLNDVGAVLTASSVLIGDRLGLYKALATDGALTSRQLADRTKTHERYVREWLANQAAAGYLTYDPATERFELPAEHVPLLADDTSELNMCGLFGMGQPLFADEPKIAQAFLTGEGVGWHEHDPRLYANTDRIFRNGYAAHLVSDWIPSLDGVDAKLRTGALAADIGCGYGSSTILMAKAYPMSRFVGYDYHEPSIAAAREAARKAGVEDRVRFEVVSGDSTPKLAFDLACCFDCVHDMGDPVGVLSRLRQALKPNGTLMIVEPFAGDTLEANLTPVGRIYYAASTILCTPSSVAQEVGLALGAQAGEARMREVVHQAGFAHFRRATETPFNIVYEARP, encoded by the coding sequence CTGCCCTGCGATCCCGCCAAGCTCGAAGCCGCGGTCGGACGCTTTCTCAACGACGTCGGAGCGGTTCTGACGGCATCGTCGGTCTTGATCGGCGACCGCCTCGGACTGTATAAGGCGCTCGCGACCGACGGAGCATTGACGTCGCGCCAGCTCGCCGACCGAACCAAGACGCACGAACGATACGTCCGCGAGTGGCTGGCAAATCAGGCCGCGGCCGGGTATCTCACCTACGATCCGGCGACGGAGCGATTCGAACTGCCCGCCGAGCACGTTCCCTTGTTGGCCGATGATACGAGCGAGCTCAATATGTGCGGGCTCTTCGGGATGGGACAGCCGCTCTTCGCGGACGAGCCGAAGATCGCGCAGGCGTTCTTGACCGGCGAGGGCGTCGGCTGGCACGAGCACGATCCGCGACTCTACGCCAACACGGACCGGATCTTCCGTAACGGATATGCCGCGCATTTGGTCTCGGACTGGATCCCATCGCTCGACGGCGTCGATGCCAAGCTGCGGACCGGCGCGTTGGCGGCCGACATCGGCTGCGGATACGGCAGCTCGACGATACTTATGGCGAAGGCCTATCCAATGTCGCGGTTCGTCGGGTACGACTATCACGAGCCGTCCATCGCGGCGGCACGTGAAGCAGCCCGCAAGGCCGGGGTCGAGGATCGCGTGCGCTTCGAGGTCGTCTCGGGCGACTCGACGCCGAAGCTGGCCTTCGATCTCGCGTGCTGCTTCGACTGCGTGCACGACATGGGCGATCCCGTCGGCGTTCTCTCGCGTCTGCGCCAGGCACTCAAGCCGAATGGAACGCTCATGATCGTCGAGCCGTTCGCCGGCGATACGCTAGAAGCGAATCTGACGCCGGTGGGGCGCATCTACTACGCGGCTTCGACCATCCTCTGCACGCCCTCATCCGTCGCGCAAGAGGTGGGGTTGGCGCTCGGGGCGCAGGCCGGCGAGGCGCGGATGCGCGAGGTCGTGCACCAGGCGGGCTTCGCGCACTTCCGGCGCGCCACGGAGACCCCGTTCAATATCGTGTACGAGGCGCGGCCCTAA
- the rpsB gene encoding 30S ribosomal protein S2: MTVVSMRELLEAGVHFGHQTRRWNPKMKPFIFQERNGIYIIDLALTVQRLRETYEVVKQLAREGRVILFVGTKKQAQDVIREEAERAGTFFINQRWLGGTLTNFATIQKRIARLRELENMKLQGDFERLPKKEVAKLQDEMNRLERFLGGIKDMHRLPDAIFVVDPKKERIAVLEARKLKIPIIAVIDTNCDPDEIDYPIPGNDDAIRAVKLMVGKIADAIIEGRTESESSYDQSLYEASPQEYAEEEAPTTMAEAGL, encoded by the coding sequence ATGACCGTCGTGTCCATGCGCGAGCTCTTAGAGGCGGGCGTCCATTTCGGCCATCAAACGCGCCGATGGAACCCGAAGATGAAGCCCTTCATCTTTCAAGAGCGCAACGGCATCTATATCATCGATTTGGCGCTCACCGTGCAGCGGCTGCGCGAGACCTACGAGGTTGTCAAGCAGCTCGCGCGGGAGGGGCGCGTCATCCTATTCGTCGGGACGAAGAAACAGGCGCAGGACGTCATCCGCGAGGAGGCCGAGCGTGCCGGTACGTTCTTCATCAACCAGCGCTGGCTCGGCGGCACGCTGACGAACTTCGCGACGATCCAGAAGCGCATCGCGCGCCTGCGCGAGCTCGAGAACATGAAGCTTCAGGGCGACTTCGAGCGGCTCCCGAAGAAAGAGGTCGCTAAGTTACAGGACGAGATGAACCGCCTCGAGCGCTTTCTCGGCGGCATCAAAGACATGCACCGCCTGCCCGACGCGATCTTCGTGGTCGATCCTAAGAAGGAGCGCATCGCCGTCTTAGAGGCACGGAAGCTGAAGATCCCCATTATCGCCGTGATCGATACGAACTGCGATCCCGACGAAATCGACTATCCGATCCCAGGCAACGACGACGCCATTCGCGCCGTCAAGCTGATGGTCGGCAAGATCGCCGACGCCATCATCGAGGGGCGCACGGAGAGCGAGAGCTCGTACGATCAGTCGCTCTACGAAGCGTCGCCGCAGGAATATGCCGAGGAAGAAGCCCCCACGACCATGGCGGAGGCGGGACTTTGA
- a CDS encoding translation elongation factor Ts — protein MMDCRKALLDAGGDVDRAKALLLERGAAHAAKKSERSANEGLVTSYIHAGGKIGVLVEVNSETDFVARNPKFADLSRDLAMHIAAMSPQYLDREAVPSPVVDDLRAEFRAGVPSGKPPEVAEKIVEGKLNKWFEEHCLLDQAFVKDDSMTVGDVVNRAIGSLGERIRVRRFSRYALGE, from the coding sequence ATGATGGATTGCCGGAAGGCGTTGCTCGACGCGGGAGGCGACGTGGATCGCGCAAAGGCGCTCTTGCTCGAACGTGGCGCGGCGCATGCGGCGAAGAAATCCGAACGCTCCGCCAACGAAGGGCTCGTCACGAGCTACATCCACGCCGGCGGCAAGATCGGCGTCCTGGTCGAGGTCAACAGCGAGACGGATTTCGTGGCGCGCAACCCCAAGTTCGCGGACCTCTCGCGCGACCTGGCGATGCACATCGCCGCCATGTCGCCACAGTACCTGGACCGCGAGGCCGTTCCGAGCCCCGTCGTCGACGATCTGCGCGCGGAGTTCCGTGCCGGCGTTCCATCGGGGAAGCCGCCCGAGGTCGCCGAAAAGATCGTCGAGGGGAAGCTGAACAAGTGGTTCGAGGAGCACTGCCTGCTGGACCAGGCCTTCGTCAAGGACGACTCCATGACCGTCGGCGACGTAGTGAACCGCGCGATCGGGTCGCTCGGCGAGCGGATTCGCGTGCGGCGCTTTAGCCGATACGCCCTTGGTGAATGA
- the pyrH gene encoding UMP kinase translates to MTPGRPRFSRVLLKISGEAFAGDGTGVDVNTTRIMAEQIAEVSRFGVSVAIVVGGGNIWRGKVHEEAGMDRATADYMGMLATVINALALQDALERMGVASRVQTAIAMHQIAEPYIRRRAIRHLEKGRVVIFAAGTGNPYFTTDTAAALRAVEVNAEAILKATKVDGIYSADPKKDPAATRFERLEYMEVLQRGLEVMDSTSMALCMDNALPVIVFDMTVAGNIRRVIWGEPIGTYVGRREPAPVGAKA, encoded by the coding sequence CTGACGCCGGGGCGGCCGCGGTTCTCGCGCGTTCTGTTGAAGATCTCGGGCGAAGCCTTTGCCGGAGACGGAACCGGCGTCGACGTCAACACGACCCGTATCATGGCGGAGCAGATTGCCGAGGTTAGCCGGTTCGGCGTCTCCGTCGCCATCGTCGTCGGCGGCGGCAACATTTGGCGCGGCAAGGTCCACGAAGAGGCCGGCATGGATCGTGCCACGGCCGATTACATGGGAATGCTCGCGACCGTGATCAACGCCCTGGCGCTTCAGGACGCGCTCGAACGGATGGGCGTAGCCTCGCGCGTGCAGACCGCGATCGCGATGCATCAGATCGCGGAGCCGTATATCCGGCGCCGCGCGATTCGCCATCTCGAGAAGGGGCGCGTCGTCATCTTCGCGGCGGGAACGGGCAATCCGTACTTCACGACCGATACGGCCGCCGCGCTGCGCGCCGTCGAAGTGAACGCCGAGGCGATCTTGAAGGCGACGAAAGTCGACGGCATCTACTCCGCGGATCCGAAGAAGGACCCTGCGGCGACGCGCTTCGAGCGGCTGGAGTACATGGAGGTCTTGCAGCGCGGGCTCGAGGTCATGGACTCGACCTCGATGGCGCTCTGCATGGACAACGCGCTCCCCGTCATCGTCTTCGATATGACGGTCGCGGGTAACATCCGGCGCGTGATTTGGGGCGAGCCGATCGGGACGTACGTCGGCCGTCGCGAACCGGCGCCCGTGGGAGCGAAAGCGTAA